The proteins below come from a single Aegilops tauschii subsp. strangulata cultivar AL8/78 chromosome 6, Aet v6.0, whole genome shotgun sequence genomic window:
- the LOC109733863 gene encoding uncharacterized protein: METTRDETAKSLWTKRQDACMRPGCCTGAAVCWFRLWQPLGWGQIVRSLTGKKLAHTPLDIYRKGNQAPGPRGGGGALFAVPRLFIGLAAAKRAPDGAGESERSPTSPLDPKALLLRSPRSPRTWDAEPVGLGLVVDVALAAGADSAAAKTCVLSPRLRLRTHGCAGSTTKGCGGGGHSQPELGGKTISCPASATAGMSVPCSRFFHGDLKSGPEAARPDGAHSGAKRHCFHLGELPGPGSLPASIAGGARRFVGSVRTGRQGQCAAIVHTGGLIAFSVNI, from the exons ATGGAAACGACGAGAGACGAGACCGCAAAGAGCCTGTGGACAAAGCGACAAGATGCATGCATGCGGCCGGGCTGCTGCACAGGAGCTGCCGTCTGCTGGTTCAGGCTGTGGCAACCTCTCGGG TGGGGCCAGATTGTAAGGAGCTTAACTGGCAAAAAATTAGCACACACACCCCTAGATATTTACAGAAAAGGCAATCAGGCCCCCGGTCCccgcggcggcgggggcgcgcTGTTCGCCGTGCCGAGGCTGTTCATCGGGCTCGCGGCTGCCAAGCGCGCGCCGGACGGCGCCGGCGAGTCGGAGCGGAGCCCGACGTCGCCGCTTGACCCCAAGGCGCTGCTGCTCCGCTCGCCGCGCTCGCCGAGGACCTGGGACGCCGAGCCGGTGGGGCTCGGCTTGGTCGTCGACGTCGCCCTCGCGGCCGGCGCCGACTCCGCCGCCGCCAAGACCTGCGTGCTCAGCCCGCGCCTGCGCCTCAGGACGCACGGCTGCGCCGGCTCCACGACCAAGGGCTGCGGCGGGGGCGGCCACTCGCAGCCGGAGCTCGGGGGCAAGACCATCTCCTGCCCGGCCTCGGCCACCGCCGGCATGTCGGTGCCCTGCAGCAGGTTCTTCCACGGGGATCTGAAGTCTGGTCCGGAGGCCGCTCGGCCGGACGGCGCCCACTCCGGCGCCAAGCGGCATTGCTTCCACCTCGGCGAGCTCCCGGGGCCGGGGTCCTTGCCGGCGTCGATCGCCGGCGGGGCACGACGGTTCGTTGGGTCCGTGCGTACTGGACGGCAAGGCCAGTGCGCCGCGATTGTCCACACCGGGGGCCTGATTGCCTTTTCTGTAAATATCTAG
- the LOC109733864 gene encoding uncharacterized protein yields MSTIATAAPATNEVEETAEPPSGWLQIAAPSSATKRKCRPAGTPDPDAEVVSLSPRTLLEPKTYVCEICNRGFRRATNLQMHRRRHGVPWEQLQKREAGKAAPPARKRVFVCPEPSCPHHHPSRALSGASAVKHHFRRQHGAHRQWSCSRCSRAYAVHGDYKAHLKTCGGSRTRARVLRYPCHCGRVFFRVDKFAYHKQTCRAVPPQAGVPSAPACGASSGPQQQATSPSLSSFASPSSDILIGAVFRPGAAALRSPTVPTFVGFLPPPDTSRSRHDLELQLMPPSCHAAPYSPPALISRGDDGAIQLQLTIGLCSTDNRRGEEFRPSSFQAPRGRARWRRAVHLHGGAGGAAAGDGREGGAAATCSPSSPSPSSSTAYGGGVTSLQWAMRSLPSWTAS; encoded by the exons ATGAGCACGATCGCCACGGCCGCGCCGGCTACGAACGAGGTCGAGGAGACGGCGGAGCCGCCGTCCGGGTGGCTGCAGATCGCCGCCCCCTCCTCCGCGACCAAGAGAAAGTGCCGGCCAGCCGGCACACCAG ACCCGGACGCGGAGGTGGTGTCGCTCTCCCCGCGGACGCTGCTGGAGCCGAAGACGTACGTGTGCGAGATCTGCAACCGGGGCTTCCGGCGGGCGACGAACCTACAGATGCACCGGCGGCGGCACGGCGTGCCGTGGGAGCAGCTGCAGAAGCGGGAGGCCGGCAAGGCGGCGCCGCCGGCCCGGAAGCGGGTGTTCGTGTGCCCGGAGCCCAGCTGCCCGCACCACCACCCCTCCCGTGCCCTCAGCGGCGCCAGCGCCGTCAAGCACCACTTCCGCCGCCAGCACGGCGCCCACCGCCAGTGGTCCTGCTCCCGCTGCTCCAGAGCCTACGCCGTCCACGGCGACTACAAGGCCCACCTCAAGACCTGCGGCGGTAGCCGCACCCGCGCCCGCGTACTCCGCTACCCCTGCCACTGCGGCCGCGTCTTCTTCCG GGTGGACAAGTTCGCATATCACAAGCAAACGTGCCGCGCCGTTCCCCCACAGGCGGGCGTGCCGTCGGCGCCGGCGTGCGGCGCGTCGTCCGGGCCGCAGCAGCAGGCGACATCACCGTCCCTGTCCAGCTTCGCCAGCCCATCCAGTGACATCCTCATCGGCGCGGTGTTTCGGCCCGGCGCCGCGGCATTGCGGAGCCCGACCGTCCCCACGTTCGTCGGGTTCTTGCCGCCGCCAGACACCAGTCGCAGCAGGCACGACCTCGAGCTGCAGCTCATGCCGCCATCGTGCCACGCAGCGCCGTACTCACCGCCGGCGCTCATCTCGCGGGGAGACGACGGCGCCATCCAGCTGCAGCTCACCATAGGCCTATGCAGCACCGACAACCGTCGGGGAGAGGAGTTCAGGCCGTCGTCATTCCAGGCGCCACGTGGTCGAGCCCGGTGGCGGCGTGCAGTCCACCTCCACGGAGGAGCAGGAGGAGCTGCGGCCGGTGATGGCCGTGAAGGCGGAGCTGCAGCCACGTGCTCTCCATCGTCACCGAGCCCCTCATCCTCGACGGCATACGGCGGCGGCGTCACCAGCCTGCAATGGGCAATGCGTAGCTTGCCATCTTGGACTGCCTCTTAA